One Doryrhamphus excisus isolate RoL2022-K1 chromosome 17, RoL_Dexc_1.0, whole genome shotgun sequence genomic region harbors:
- the iqgap3 gene encoding ras GTPase-activating-like protein IQGAP3 isoform X1 produces the protein MADSSAQSHYGRLTAEQMDEQRLQNVAYQYLCRLEEAKRWMEACLGEELPTPIELEETLRNGVILAKLGHRFSPAVVPLKKIYDLEQLRYEAVGLQFRHTDNINHWRNAMTALGLPAIFHPETTDIYDKKNMPRAVYCLHAFSLYLYRLGLAPQITDLCGKVEFTEEEINNMKLELDRYGIQLPAFHKIGGILSNELSVDEAAVHAAVIAINEAVERGQVGVTAEALKNPSALLRDLKETLMGIYQEMLLQAKRKKAELAASRGGCSEDIYEEYLTHREIQNNIAVVNVRSAVEQVDEALDSADDVYLLRALQQPCLALKGVRSDNVSWYLEQLTADRQMKALDHGSVDPLEPDELQESVNAANQEADRSKKMEAAVQSVNESLHGSDTRHTVSCLMNSDLQLPPVFPSAASLYHKELQLLQRQTVQGVLQQEEMFVAVEMLSAVVVINQVVETGNLQQFSSSLASPSVGLADVDPALMDRYFESLTRMKQQAGRELLNWNQLQEGINSVNNCVQDEHQQILALSLVNEAVFMGDAQQLLSTLMLPSSGVEEVFPNNAYRYLSLLTTTRQLKSQQSGGAVAELWLADIQEVVRRANLDTRKALKLCLAVAAVNQAVKEKQMQQTLRVLSLPEMGLQGVSRHCAAEYQQQLSTLVKLKLNRGDNKSPWVRLQMEDDSLYFFHLNKLEGHWEKPRNFVHNSVFLDQHEIQEVVSSVWNAHERRRLWANNEALVIRLQAAIRGFLTRQEVVARKHYLQSHSDAVIRIQAHWRKVIQQRAYRRRLQFLYRNWRAAIKIQAFVKMWLARRAYLARLRFFRQHVGAIIKIQAFFRASRARGDYRMLVHSDTPPLCVVRKFIHLLELGDGDIREEAELLRLRQEVVRTIRFNRQLEADLDLMDLKIGLLVRNRATLQEVVSHCKKLTKKNKEKLSDMMDGERSKGLKALSRDRKERLEAYQHLFYLLQTQPSYLAQLIFLMPQSRCTSFMEMLVFSLFNYGSDRREAFLLLQLFIEALQFEIRSKVSQPQDVVTGNPFVIKMLVNFYRHARGYNVLRETLGPSLKDVLLDRSLSIRTDPVDVYKTWINQTESQTGLKSSLPYDVSPEDALSHPEVQRRIDIAVVNLKNLTERVLKAITSNLHKLPYGLRYTAKVLRDTLRTRFPAANEDEIYKVVGNLVYYRFMNPAIVAPDGFDIVERSAGSALQPDQRHLLGSIARILQHAAANKHFHGDGAYVSALNQYISRTHTKFRKFLLSVCDVPDPEDHFRMDEYSELLIVNRPVIYISVSELVNTHKLLLEHQEVLCSNQSDPLRVLLNDIGPVPTLQELMSSTTTAAADPTSECSSSKTEVSLTLTNKFDVFNDSEDRADIKGLLLSTKQLIIDVIRSQPGETLSDVLKASTSHDQEVRHERLMQQRARQDACTPEKLKRNPSLVVYSTLSVEEKKRKIVRSLRRLEALGVLQTPRGQDHILQMIAKDIRSQRLHRQRRGAELLKLGQTLSSLQAKSSFHSEQVDYYRHYITSCLDNLTANSQATNKKASDARGKKKLPVVSYTAARLQEKGVLLEIEDLPCTQFKNVIFDIVSGPQNGTFLIKTRFLGIDMEQFLLKYQDLLQLQYDGVAVMKMFDKAKINVNLLIFLLNKKFFKK, from the exons ATGGCGGATTCGTCTGCTCAGAGTCACT ATGGACGTCTGACAGCTGAGCAGATGGACGAGCAGAGGCTCCAAAATGTTGCTTATCAATATTTGTGTCGACTGGAGGAGGCAAAGAG GTGGATGGAGGCGTGTCTGGGGGAGGAGCTCCCTACACCCATCGAGCTTGAGGAGACTTTGAGGAACGGTGTGATTCTCGCAAAACTGGGCCATAGATTCTCTCCCGCAGTCGTTCCTCTGAAGAAGATTTATGACTTGGAGCAGCTGCGCTATGAG GCTGTGGGTCTTCAGTTCCGACATACTGACAACATCAATCACTGGAGGAACGCCATGACTGCACTGGGACTGCCAGCG ATCTTCCATCCAGAAACGACTGACATTTACGACAAGAAGAACATGCCGAGAGCCGTTTACTGCCTCCATGCGTTCAG CCTGTACCTATACAGACTTGGCCTGGCTCCACAGATTACGGACCTTTGTGGGAAGGTTGAGTTTACAG AGGAAGAAATCAACAACATGAAGCTCGAGTTGGACAGATATGGAATTCAACTTCCCGCATTTCACAAAATTGGAGGAATTCTGTCTAATGAGCTGTCAGTGGATGAGGCTGCAG TTCATGCAGCAGTCATTGCCATTAATGAAGCCGTGGAGAGAGGTCAAGTTGGGGTCACGGCAGAGGCTCTCAAGAACCCAAGTGCGCTGCTTCGTGACCTGAAAGAGACACTGATGGGCATCTATCAGGAGATGCTCCTTCAggccaaaagaaagaaagcagaGCTGGCTGCCAGCCGG GGTGGATGCTCAGAGGACATTTATGAGGAATATCTGACTCACAGAGAAATCCAAAACAACATTGCCGTGGTCAATG TGAGATCTGCGGTGGAACAGGTGGATGAAGCTCTGGATTCCGCAGATGATGTTTATCTTCTCCGTGCTCTTCAGCAGCCTTGTTTGGCCCTTAAGGGCGTCCGAAGTGACAATGTCTCATGGTACCTGGAACAGCTAACAGCTGACCGCCAAATGAAGGCGCTG GATCACGGCTCTGTGGATCCACTTGAGCCTGATGAGCTTCAAGAGTCTGTGAACGCCGCCAACCAGGAAGCTGACAGATCCAAGAAGA tggaGGCAGCAGTACAGAGTGTGAATGAGTCACTGCATGGCAGTGACACACGACACACGGTCAGCTGTCTGATGAACTCGGACCTCCAGCTGCCCCCCGTCTTCCCATCTGCTGCCTCTCTTTATCATAAAGAACTACAGCTTTTACAGAGACAGACAGTCCAG GGTGTGCTGCAGCAGGAAGAAATGTTTGTTGCTGTGGAGATGCTGTCAGCAGTGGTCGTCATCAATCAAGTGGTGGAGACAGGAAACCTGCAGCAGTTCAGCTCCTCATTGGCCAGTCCATCAGTGGGCTTGGCTGATGTCGACCCTGCCTTGATGGACAG GTATTTTGAATCTCTGACACGGATGAAGCAGCAGGCAGGCAGAGAACTGCTGAATTGGAATCAACTACAAGAGGGAATCAACTCTGTGAACAATTGTGTGCAGGACGAACACCAGC AGATCCTGGCTCTCAGTCTGGTGAATGAGGCTGTGTTCATGGGCGACGCTCAACAGCTGCTTTCTACGCTgatgctgccctctagtggggTGGAGGAGGTTTTTCCCAACAATGCCTACAGATATCTAAGTCTGCTGACCACAACCAGACAGCTGAAATCTCAG CAAAGTGGAGGAGCGGTAGCTGAGCTATGGTTGGCTGATATCCAGGAAGTGGTTAGAAGAGCCAATCTGGACACTCGGAAAGCTCTGAAGT TGTGTCTGGCAGTCGCTGCGGTCAATCAAGCCGTGAAAGAGAAACAGATGCAGCAGACACTGCGAGTTTTGTCTCTACCTGAGATGGGGCTGCAGGGTGTGAGTCGTCACTGTGCCGCAGAGTACCAGCAGCAGCTCAGCACTCTCGTAAAGCTAAAGCTGAACAGAG GAGACAACAAGAGTCCGTGGGTTCGATTGCAAATGGAAGATGACTCATTGTACTTCTTCCACCTGAACAAACTGGAAGGCCATTGGGAGAAACCACGCAACTTTGTGCACAACAGTGTGTTCCTGGACCAGCACGAGATTCAG GAAGTGGTCAGCAGTGTTTGGAATGCACACGAGCGCCGCAGGCTCTGGGCCAATAATGAAGCGTTGGTCATTCGCCTGCAGGCGGCTATTCGAGGCTTTCTTACCCGGCAAGAGGTAGTGGCTCGCAAACATTACCTCCAAAGCCACTCCGACGCTGTTATCCGGATCCAG GCTCACTGGAGGAAGGtgatccagcagagggcatACAGGCGGCGGCTGCAGTTCCTTTACAGGAACTGGAGGGCGGCGATAAAG aTTCAGGCCTTTGTGAAGATGTGGTTGGCCAGGAGAGCATATCTAGCACGATTGAGATTCTTCAGACAACAT GTGGGTGCCATCATAAAGATCCAGGCTTTCTTCAGAGCCAGTCGGGCACGAGGAGACTACAGAATGCTGG TGCATTCGGACACGCCTCCCCTCTGTGTGGTCAGGAAGTTTATTCACCTGCTCGAATTGGGTGACGGCGACATCAGAGAGGAGGCGGAACTTCTGCGTTTGAGGCAGGAGGTGGTGAGGACCATCCGCTTCAACCGTCAGCTTGAGGCAGACCTGGACCTTATGGACCTAAAGATTGGCCTATTGGTCCGCAACAGAGCCACTTTGCAG GAAGTGGTGTCTCACTGCAAGAAACTAACAAAGAAGAACAAAGAGAAGCTGTCAGACatgatggatggagagagaagTAAAGGCCTCAAGGCTCTGAGCAGGGACAGGAAGGAGCGACTTGAAGCCTACCAGCACCTCTTCTACCTGCTACAG ACTCAGCCCTCCTATTTGGCCCAGCTGATCTTCCTGATGCCTCAGAGTCGTTGCACTTCCTTCATGGAGATGCTGGTCTTCAGCCTGTTTAATTATGGCTCGGACCGCCGTGAGGccttcctgctgctgcagctgttcATCGAAGCACTCCAGTTTGAGATCAG gtcaaaggtcagtcaGCCACAGGACGTGGTCACAGGTAACCCCTTTGTCATCAAAATGCTTGTGAACTTCTACCGTCATGCTCGTGGCTACAACGTTCTGCGGGAGACGCTTGGTCCATCTCTGAAGGACGTCCTGCTGGACCGTAGCCTCAGCATCAGAACTGACCCTGTGGACGTCTACAAAACTTGGATTAACCAGACCGAAAGCCAGACTGGACTAAAGAG CTCGCTGCCCTACGATGTCTCTCCTGAGGACGCCCTGTCTCATCCGGAAGTCCAGCGACGCATTGACATTGCAGTGGTCAACCTGAAGAACCTGACTGAACGAGTCCTCAAGGCCATCACATCCAACCTCCACAAGCTTCC CTACGGTCTACGTTACACTGCAAAAGTTCTCAGAGACACCTTGAGGACAAGGTTTCCTGCTGCCAATGAGGATGAAATCTACAAG GTTGTGGGGAACTTGGTCTACTATCGCTTCATGAATCCTGCCATTGTGGCTCCAGATGGCTTCGACATCGTGGAGCGTTCAGCCGGCTCCGCTCTGCAACCAGACcagcgccacctgctgggctCCATTGCCCGCATCCTGCAGCATGCCGCTGCCAACAAGCACTTCCACGGAGACGGCGCCTATGTCAGTGCGCTCAACCAGTACATCAGCCGGACTCACACCAAGTTCAG GAAGTTCCTGCTATCTGTCTGCGATGTTCCTGATCCAGAGGACCACTTCAGGATGGACGAGTACTCAGAACTGCTTATCGTCAACCGACCCGTGATCTACATCTCCGTGAGCGAGCTTGTCAACACGCACAAG CTCTTGTTGGAACATCAGGAGGTTCTGTGTTCGAACCAGTCAGACCCACTCAGAGTTCTACTGAACGACATTGGTCCTGTTCCAACCCTGCAAGAACTGATGAGTAGTACGACTACTGCAG CAGCTGATCCAACATCAGAATGCTCTTCCAGTAAGACGGAGGTTTCTCTGACGCTCACTAACAAGTTTGACGTTTTTAATGATTCTGAGGACAGAGCGGACATCAAAGGACTGCTGCTCAG CACGAAGCAGTTGATTATTGACGTCATCAGAAGTCAGCCTGGCGAGACCCTGAGTGACGTCCTCAAagcatcaacatcacatgaccaG GAAGTGCGTCACGAGCGTCTTATGCAGCAACGTGCTCGTCAAGATGCGTGCACGCCTGAGAAGTTGAAGAGGAACCCGTCGCTGGTGGTATACAGCACGCTTAGTgtagaggagaagaagaggaagattGTGAGGAGTCTTCGTCGTCTGGAGGCTCTCGGAGTCCTCCAAACGCCACGGGGCCAAGACCACATCCTCCAGATGATCGCCAAG GACATACGCAGCCAGCGTCTGCACCGCCAGCGCCGAGGGGCAGAGCTTCTGAAACTTGGCCAGACTCTCAGCAGCCTACAGGCAAAGAGCTCTTTTCACAGTGAACAGGTGGACTACTACAGGCATTACATCACATCCTGTCTGGACAACCTGACAGCCAACAG TCAAGCCACCAATAAAAAAGCATCAGATGCCCGAGGGAAGAAGAAACTTCCTGTTGTGAGCTACACCGCCGCCCGCCTGCAAGAGAAAGGGGTTCTGCTGGAGATCGAAGACCTTCCATGCACCCA GTTCAAAAATGTAATCTTTGATATCGTTAGTGGACCACAGAACGGAACCTTTCTCATCAAAACTCGCTTTCTCGGCATCGACATGGAACAATTCCTGCTCAAATACCAG GACCTTCTGCAGTTGCAATACGATGGTGTGGCTGTGATGAAGATGTTCGACAAGGCCAAAATCAATGTCAACTTGCTAATCTTCCTCCTCAACAAAAAGTTCTTCAAGAAATGA
- the iqgap3 gene encoding ras GTPase-activating-like protein IQGAP3 isoform X2, translating into MADSSAQSHYGRLTAEQMDEQRLQNVAYQYLCRLEEAKRWMEACLGEELPTPIELEETLRNGVILAKLGHRFSPAVVPLKKIYDLEQLRYEAVGLQFRHTDNINHWRNAMTALGLPAIFHPETTDIYDKKNMPRAVYCLHAFSLYLYRLGLAPQITDLCGKVEFTEEEINNMKLELDRYGIQLPAFHKIGGILSNELSVDEAAVHAAVIAINEAVERGQVGVTAEALKNPSALLRDLKETLMGIYQEMLLQAKRKKAELAASRGGCSEDIYEEYLTHREIQNNIAVVNVRSAVEQVDEALDSADDVYLLRALQQPCLALKGVRSDNVSWYLEQLTADRQMKALDHGSVDPLEPDELQESVNAANQEADRSKKMEAAVQSVNESLHGSDTRHTVSCLMNSDLQLPPVFPSAASLYHKELQLLQRQTVQGVLQQEEMFVAVEMLSAVVVINQVVETGNLQQFSSSLASPSVGLADVDPALMDRYFESLTRMKQQAGRELLNWNQLQEGINSVNNCVQDEHQQILALSLVNEAVFMGDAQQLLSTLMLPSSGVEEVFPNNAYRYLSLLTTTRQLKSQQSGGAVAELWLADIQEVVRRANLDTRKALKLCLAVAAVNQAVKEKQMQQTLRVLSLPEMGLQGVSRHCAAEYQQQLSTLVKLKLNRGDNKSPWVRLQMEDDSLYFFHLNKLEGHWEKPRNFVHNSVFLDQHEIQEVVSSVWNAHERRRLWANNEALVIRLQAAIRGFLTRQEVVARKHYLQSHSDAVIRIQAHWRKVIQQRAYRRRLQFLYRNWRAAIKIQAFVKMWLARRAYLARLRFFRQHVGAIIKIQAFFRASRARGDYRMLVHSDTPPLCVVRKFIHLLELGDGDIREEAELLRLRQEVVRTIRFNRQLEADLDLMDLKIGLLVRNRATLQEVVSHCKKLTKKNKEKLSDMMDGERSKGLKALSRDRKERLEAYQHLFYLLQTQPSYLAQLIFLMPQSRCTSFMEMLVFSLFNYGSDRREAFLLLQLFIEALQFEIRSKVSQPQDVVTGNPFVIKMLVNFYRHARGYNVLRETLGPSLKDVLLDRSLSIRTDPVDVYKTWINQTESQTGLKSSLPYDVSPEDALSHPEVQRRIDIAVVNLKNLTERVLKAITSNLHKLPYGLRYTAKVLRDTLRTRFPAANEDEIYKVVGNLVYYRFMNPAIVAPDGFDIVERSAGSALQPDQRHLLGSIARILQHAAANKHFHGDGAYVSALNQYISRTHTKFRKFLLSVCDVPDPEDHFRMDEYSELLIVNRPVIYISVSELVNTHKLLLEHQEVLCSNQSDPLRVLLNDIGPVPTLQELMSSTTTAADPTSECSSSKTEVSLTLTNKFDVFNDSEDRADIKGLLLSTKQLIIDVIRSQPGETLSDVLKASTSHDQEVRHERLMQQRARQDACTPEKLKRNPSLVVYSTLSVEEKKRKIVRSLRRLEALGVLQTPRGQDHILQMIAKDIRSQRLHRQRRGAELLKLGQTLSSLQAKSSFHSEQVDYYRHYITSCLDNLTANSQATNKKASDARGKKKLPVVSYTAARLQEKGVLLEIEDLPCTQFKNVIFDIVSGPQNGTFLIKTRFLGIDMEQFLLKYQDLLQLQYDGVAVMKMFDKAKINVNLLIFLLNKKFFKK; encoded by the exons ATGGCGGATTCGTCTGCTCAGAGTCACT ATGGACGTCTGACAGCTGAGCAGATGGACGAGCAGAGGCTCCAAAATGTTGCTTATCAATATTTGTGTCGACTGGAGGAGGCAAAGAG GTGGATGGAGGCGTGTCTGGGGGAGGAGCTCCCTACACCCATCGAGCTTGAGGAGACTTTGAGGAACGGTGTGATTCTCGCAAAACTGGGCCATAGATTCTCTCCCGCAGTCGTTCCTCTGAAGAAGATTTATGACTTGGAGCAGCTGCGCTATGAG GCTGTGGGTCTTCAGTTCCGACATACTGACAACATCAATCACTGGAGGAACGCCATGACTGCACTGGGACTGCCAGCG ATCTTCCATCCAGAAACGACTGACATTTACGACAAGAAGAACATGCCGAGAGCCGTTTACTGCCTCCATGCGTTCAG CCTGTACCTATACAGACTTGGCCTGGCTCCACAGATTACGGACCTTTGTGGGAAGGTTGAGTTTACAG AGGAAGAAATCAACAACATGAAGCTCGAGTTGGACAGATATGGAATTCAACTTCCCGCATTTCACAAAATTGGAGGAATTCTGTCTAATGAGCTGTCAGTGGATGAGGCTGCAG TTCATGCAGCAGTCATTGCCATTAATGAAGCCGTGGAGAGAGGTCAAGTTGGGGTCACGGCAGAGGCTCTCAAGAACCCAAGTGCGCTGCTTCGTGACCTGAAAGAGACACTGATGGGCATCTATCAGGAGATGCTCCTTCAggccaaaagaaagaaagcagaGCTGGCTGCCAGCCGG GGTGGATGCTCAGAGGACATTTATGAGGAATATCTGACTCACAGAGAAATCCAAAACAACATTGCCGTGGTCAATG TGAGATCTGCGGTGGAACAGGTGGATGAAGCTCTGGATTCCGCAGATGATGTTTATCTTCTCCGTGCTCTTCAGCAGCCTTGTTTGGCCCTTAAGGGCGTCCGAAGTGACAATGTCTCATGGTACCTGGAACAGCTAACAGCTGACCGCCAAATGAAGGCGCTG GATCACGGCTCTGTGGATCCACTTGAGCCTGATGAGCTTCAAGAGTCTGTGAACGCCGCCAACCAGGAAGCTGACAGATCCAAGAAGA tggaGGCAGCAGTACAGAGTGTGAATGAGTCACTGCATGGCAGTGACACACGACACACGGTCAGCTGTCTGATGAACTCGGACCTCCAGCTGCCCCCCGTCTTCCCATCTGCTGCCTCTCTTTATCATAAAGAACTACAGCTTTTACAGAGACAGACAGTCCAG GGTGTGCTGCAGCAGGAAGAAATGTTTGTTGCTGTGGAGATGCTGTCAGCAGTGGTCGTCATCAATCAAGTGGTGGAGACAGGAAACCTGCAGCAGTTCAGCTCCTCATTGGCCAGTCCATCAGTGGGCTTGGCTGATGTCGACCCTGCCTTGATGGACAG GTATTTTGAATCTCTGACACGGATGAAGCAGCAGGCAGGCAGAGAACTGCTGAATTGGAATCAACTACAAGAGGGAATCAACTCTGTGAACAATTGTGTGCAGGACGAACACCAGC AGATCCTGGCTCTCAGTCTGGTGAATGAGGCTGTGTTCATGGGCGACGCTCAACAGCTGCTTTCTACGCTgatgctgccctctagtggggTGGAGGAGGTTTTTCCCAACAATGCCTACAGATATCTAAGTCTGCTGACCACAACCAGACAGCTGAAATCTCAG CAAAGTGGAGGAGCGGTAGCTGAGCTATGGTTGGCTGATATCCAGGAAGTGGTTAGAAGAGCCAATCTGGACACTCGGAAAGCTCTGAAGT TGTGTCTGGCAGTCGCTGCGGTCAATCAAGCCGTGAAAGAGAAACAGATGCAGCAGACACTGCGAGTTTTGTCTCTACCTGAGATGGGGCTGCAGGGTGTGAGTCGTCACTGTGCCGCAGAGTACCAGCAGCAGCTCAGCACTCTCGTAAAGCTAAAGCTGAACAGAG GAGACAACAAGAGTCCGTGGGTTCGATTGCAAATGGAAGATGACTCATTGTACTTCTTCCACCTGAACAAACTGGAAGGCCATTGGGAGAAACCACGCAACTTTGTGCACAACAGTGTGTTCCTGGACCAGCACGAGATTCAG GAAGTGGTCAGCAGTGTTTGGAATGCACACGAGCGCCGCAGGCTCTGGGCCAATAATGAAGCGTTGGTCATTCGCCTGCAGGCGGCTATTCGAGGCTTTCTTACCCGGCAAGAGGTAGTGGCTCGCAAACATTACCTCCAAAGCCACTCCGACGCTGTTATCCGGATCCAG GCTCACTGGAGGAAGGtgatccagcagagggcatACAGGCGGCGGCTGCAGTTCCTTTACAGGAACTGGAGGGCGGCGATAAAG aTTCAGGCCTTTGTGAAGATGTGGTTGGCCAGGAGAGCATATCTAGCACGATTGAGATTCTTCAGACAACAT GTGGGTGCCATCATAAAGATCCAGGCTTTCTTCAGAGCCAGTCGGGCACGAGGAGACTACAGAATGCTGG TGCATTCGGACACGCCTCCCCTCTGTGTGGTCAGGAAGTTTATTCACCTGCTCGAATTGGGTGACGGCGACATCAGAGAGGAGGCGGAACTTCTGCGTTTGAGGCAGGAGGTGGTGAGGACCATCCGCTTCAACCGTCAGCTTGAGGCAGACCTGGACCTTATGGACCTAAAGATTGGCCTATTGGTCCGCAACAGAGCCACTTTGCAG GAAGTGGTGTCTCACTGCAAGAAACTAACAAAGAAGAACAAAGAGAAGCTGTCAGACatgatggatggagagagaagTAAAGGCCTCAAGGCTCTGAGCAGGGACAGGAAGGAGCGACTTGAAGCCTACCAGCACCTCTTCTACCTGCTACAG ACTCAGCCCTCCTATTTGGCCCAGCTGATCTTCCTGATGCCTCAGAGTCGTTGCACTTCCTTCATGGAGATGCTGGTCTTCAGCCTGTTTAATTATGGCTCGGACCGCCGTGAGGccttcctgctgctgcagctgttcATCGAAGCACTCCAGTTTGAGATCAG gtcaaaggtcagtcaGCCACAGGACGTGGTCACAGGTAACCCCTTTGTCATCAAAATGCTTGTGAACTTCTACCGTCATGCTCGTGGCTACAACGTTCTGCGGGAGACGCTTGGTCCATCTCTGAAGGACGTCCTGCTGGACCGTAGCCTCAGCATCAGAACTGACCCTGTGGACGTCTACAAAACTTGGATTAACCAGACCGAAAGCCAGACTGGACTAAAGAG CTCGCTGCCCTACGATGTCTCTCCTGAGGACGCCCTGTCTCATCCGGAAGTCCAGCGACGCATTGACATTGCAGTGGTCAACCTGAAGAACCTGACTGAACGAGTCCTCAAGGCCATCACATCCAACCTCCACAAGCTTCC CTACGGTCTACGTTACACTGCAAAAGTTCTCAGAGACACCTTGAGGACAAGGTTTCCTGCTGCCAATGAGGATGAAATCTACAAG GTTGTGGGGAACTTGGTCTACTATCGCTTCATGAATCCTGCCATTGTGGCTCCAGATGGCTTCGACATCGTGGAGCGTTCAGCCGGCTCCGCTCTGCAACCAGACcagcgccacctgctgggctCCATTGCCCGCATCCTGCAGCATGCCGCTGCCAACAAGCACTTCCACGGAGACGGCGCCTATGTCAGTGCGCTCAACCAGTACATCAGCCGGACTCACACCAAGTTCAG GAAGTTCCTGCTATCTGTCTGCGATGTTCCTGATCCAGAGGACCACTTCAGGATGGACGAGTACTCAGAACTGCTTATCGTCAACCGACCCGTGATCTACATCTCCGTGAGCGAGCTTGTCAACACGCACAAG CTCTTGTTGGAACATCAGGAGGTTCTGTGTTCGAACCAGTCAGACCCACTCAGAGTTCTACTGAACGACATTGGTCCTGTTCCAACCCTGCAAGAACTGATGAGTAGTACGACTACTGCAG CTGATCCAACATCAGAATGCTCTTCCAGTAAGACGGAGGTTTCTCTGACGCTCACTAACAAGTTTGACGTTTTTAATGATTCTGAGGACAGAGCGGACATCAAAGGACTGCTGCTCAG CACGAAGCAGTTGATTATTGACGTCATCAGAAGTCAGCCTGGCGAGACCCTGAGTGACGTCCTCAAagcatcaacatcacatgaccaG GAAGTGCGTCACGAGCGTCTTATGCAGCAACGTGCTCGTCAAGATGCGTGCACGCCTGAGAAGTTGAAGAGGAACCCGTCGCTGGTGGTATACAGCACGCTTAGTgtagaggagaagaagaggaagattGTGAGGAGTCTTCGTCGTCTGGAGGCTCTCGGAGTCCTCCAAACGCCACGGGGCCAAGACCACATCCTCCAGATGATCGCCAAG GACATACGCAGCCAGCGTCTGCACCGCCAGCGCCGAGGGGCAGAGCTTCTGAAACTTGGCCAGACTCTCAGCAGCCTACAGGCAAAGAGCTCTTTTCACAGTGAACAGGTGGACTACTACAGGCATTACATCACATCCTGTCTGGACAACCTGACAGCCAACAG TCAAGCCACCAATAAAAAAGCATCAGATGCCCGAGGGAAGAAGAAACTTCCTGTTGTGAGCTACACCGCCGCCCGCCTGCAAGAGAAAGGGGTTCTGCTGGAGATCGAAGACCTTCCATGCACCCA GTTCAAAAATGTAATCTTTGATATCGTTAGTGGACCACAGAACGGAACCTTTCTCATCAAAACTCGCTTTCTCGGCATCGACATGGAACAATTCCTGCTCAAATACCAG GACCTTCTGCAGTTGCAATACGATGGTGTGGCTGTGATGAAGATGTTCGACAAGGCCAAAATCAATGTCAACTTGCTAATCTTCCTCCTCAACAAAAAGTTCTTCAAGAAATGA